A single genomic interval of Mycolicibacterium holsaticum DSM 44478 = JCM 12374 harbors:
- a CDS encoding bifunctional DNA primase/polymerase, producing MTQTLPDKPAQGHCVSATGCPVAEPPSIPDLSGIRIRPGYAGSQYRGALAWAEAGWYELPTDPYGFTNRSGEYVQTIKRPGSLVGRQWYKFSTRDPEDILEWWGWWWPWAGIALDCGASGAVVFDLDVPDLAVLDLDGRTDLADALRGAEGRMRTRRAGQRGHYPFALRRNADGTLAELYGDTAGAFGRYGEVRCHHAVVIAAPTPHPDPDSGGHYSAIPGHLAPLPDVLRACLGPNLLLLDSGIMPTAPMSDAELDEFLKTNSRYGNTMKLRWVVGRFHRRVEDGESRHRVLTGCLSWAFEEARCGYYPASMALRELAEAFVGRFGKGEQGKRITPDSDEVLNAAKWAAASANQIDVADRIARRNAAR from the coding sequence ATGACACAGACTTTACCCGACAAGCCCGCACAGGGCCACTGCGTCAGCGCAACTGGGTGCCCGGTTGCCGAACCACCTTCAATCCCAGACCTTTCCGGTATTCGGATCAGGCCGGGTTATGCCGGTTCGCAGTATCGCGGCGCACTCGCGTGGGCCGAGGCGGGGTGGTACGAACTACCCACGGACCCCTACGGTTTCACCAACCGCAGCGGCGAGTACGTCCAGACGATCAAGCGCCCCGGCAGCCTCGTCGGGCGGCAGTGGTACAAATTCAGCACCCGTGACCCCGAAGACATCCTTGAGTGGTGGGGATGGTGGTGGCCGTGGGCGGGGATCGCACTGGATTGCGGCGCCAGCGGTGCCGTCGTATTCGACCTCGACGTGCCCGATCTGGCAGTGCTCGACCTCGACGGCAGGACCGACCTTGCGGACGCTCTGCGCGGTGCTGAGGGACGAATGCGGACCCGGCGGGCAGGTCAGCGCGGCCACTACCCGTTCGCGTTGCGGCGCAACGCAGACGGCACCCTGGCCGAGTTGTACGGTGATACCGCTGGTGCGTTTGGGCGGTACGGCGAAGTCCGCTGCCATCACGCCGTCGTCATCGCCGCCCCGACACCGCACCCTGACCCCGACAGCGGCGGGCACTACAGCGCCATCCCCGGCCACCTGGCCCCGCTGCCCGACGTATTGAGGGCATGCCTGGGGCCGAACCTGTTGCTGCTGGACAGTGGCATCATGCCGACCGCGCCGATGAGCGATGCCGAGCTAGACGAGTTCCTCAAAACTAATAGCCGCTACGGCAACACGATGAAATTACGGTGGGTCGTCGGGAGATTCCACCGCCGCGTGGAGGACGGCGAGAGCCGCCACCGAGTCCTGACCGGTTGTCTGAGTTGGGCGTTCGAAGAAGCACGCTGCGGCTACTACCCGGCAAGCATGGCGTTGCGTGAACTGGCCGAGGCGTTTGTTGGGCGTTTTGGAAAAGGCGAGCAGGGCAAGAGGATTACGCCGGACAGCGATGAAGTACTGAACGCGGCGAAGTGGGCTGCGGCGTCGGCCAACCAGATTGATGTGGCCGACAGGATCGCACGAAGGAATGCAGCCCGATGA